In the genome of Calditrichota bacterium, one region contains:
- a CDS encoding glycosyltransferase family 4 protein — protein sequence MWTKISSLDPAYTQQSGEGSGQMNRALRVAYVLWKFPRFSETFIIHELFFLRDAGPGLQASLFAVKKGDAGALHPHVAELCKAAVYLPAWYAPRALWQMARVLVAFPDKVVCLVRELAILVGSLGSVRAKLYAAGQAAYCLTKGLHLGCELRRQQVGHVHAHFAESGGLLAFVAARVAGISYSLTLHGHDIFFNPNPRLAAFLIRHSRFALTVSEFNRRFLVAREPAAQERLRVLHCGIDLAMFRPQVQPQGGRLRILTVARLQPRKGIADLLEACRLLGDDVDYECVIVGDGPQRAELETKAAGYGIADRIHFLGARPQQEVVEELARASVFVLPSYSEGIPVSVMEAMAMQLPVVVTRVNGVPELVREGAGILVEPGDVRGLAQALRRVAAMSPAERQEMGRTGRAVVEKEFNIRTQTRLLADLFLASLGAGREVGRRESSR from the coding sequence GTGTGGACCAAGATTAGTAGCCTCGACCCCGCCTACACTCAGCAATCGGGTGAAGGCAGCGGTCAGATGAACAGGGCCTTGCGCGTGGCCTATGTGCTGTGGAAGTTCCCCCGCTTCTCCGAAACCTTCATCATCCACGAGCTCTTTTTCCTTCGCGACGCCGGACCCGGTCTGCAGGCAAGCCTCTTTGCCGTAAAGAAAGGCGACGCGGGCGCGCTGCATCCACACGTGGCCGAGTTGTGCAAGGCAGCGGTGTATTTGCCGGCATGGTACGCGCCGCGGGCTCTTTGGCAGATGGCCCGTGTACTGGTTGCCTTTCCTGACAAGGTTGTCTGTCTGGTGCGCGAGCTCGCGATTCTGGTCGGTAGCCTGGGATCGGTGCGGGCAAAGCTCTATGCTGCCGGGCAGGCCGCATATTGTCTTACCAAGGGGCTGCATTTAGGGTGCGAACTGCGTCGGCAGCAGGTGGGCCATGTGCACGCCCACTTTGCCGAGAGTGGCGGCTTGCTCGCGTTCGTGGCGGCGCGCGTGGCCGGGATCTCCTACTCCCTGACGCTGCACGGGCACGACATCTTCTTCAACCCGAACCCGCGCCTCGCAGCGTTCTTGATCCGGCACAGCCGCTTTGCCTTGACGGTCTCCGAATTCAACAGGCGCTTCTTGGTCGCCCGCGAGCCCGCGGCGCAGGAAAGGCTGCGGGTGCTCCACTGTGGCATAGACCTGGCCATGTTTCGGCCTCAAGTGCAGCCTCAAGGGGGGAGGTTGCGCATTCTCACCGTGGCGCGCCTGCAGCCACGCAAGGGCATTGCTGACCTGCTGGAAGCGTGTCGCCTGCTGGGCGACGATGTTGATTACGAATGCGTGATTGTGGGGGATGGTCCGCAGCGGGCGGAGTTAGAGACAAAGGCGGCAGGGTACGGGATAGCGGACAGAATTCACTTTCTGGGCGCACGTCCGCAGCAGGAGGTGGTGGAGGAACTCGCCCGGGCGTCGGTGTTTGTGTTGCCCTCGTACTCGGAGGGAATCCCAGTCTCCGTGATGGAGGCCATGGCGATGCAGCTCCCTGTGGTGGTCACCCGCGTGAATGGTGTGCCCGAGCTGGTGCGAGAGGGCGCCGGCATCCTCGTGGAGCCGGGGGACGTCCGGGGGCTGGCCCAGGCGCTGCGCCGCGTGGCAGCGATGTCGCCCGCTGAGCGGCAGGAGATGGGCCGGACAGGGCGAGCCGTTGTGGAGAAGGAGTTCAATATCAGGACGCAGACCCGTCTCTTGGCTGACTTGTTTCTTGCCAGCTTAGGGGCTGGGAGGGAAGTGGGAAGACGAGAGTCCTCGAGATGA
- a CDS encoding glycosyltransferase → MSGAPAISGSERRCKVSVIVPSYKPGPYLFDCLKSLAAQRTTHPYEVIVIDSSPEDITPEVQRRFPQVKVIHLPQRAFPGTARNVGIAQARGEVLAFTDADCVVAPDWVQRLVEGHSAGMMVVGGAVVNGTPDSAIGSAEFLLEFNDFQADRGGCRRVALLPTCNVAYRKDLFRRFGGFDSAIKGSDSAFSRYMNMQGVEVYLAPGILVAHRNRTSLDGYLRNQFQLGIGSALTRRKLALRDSFVVRTPLLVPLIPLARTVAIGYRLLRWSPKNFVRFVVLYPLIFLGLLLFTAGFVQGLAAGHEGGRGVDQD, encoded by the coding sequence ATGAGCGGGGCGCCAGCTATTTCCGGCTCTGAGCGCCGTTGCAAGGTGAGCGTTATCGTCCCCAGCTACAAGCCCGGGCCCTACCTTTTCGACTGCCTAAAATCGCTGGCTGCGCAACGTACCACCCATCCCTACGAAGTCATCGTGATAGACAGCTCGCCCGAGGACATCACGCCTGAGGTGCAGAGGCGTTTTCCCCAGGTGAAGGTCATCCACCTGCCGCAGCGAGCCTTTCCGGGGACAGCCAGGAATGTGGGTATCGCACAGGCGCGGGGAGAGGTCTTGGCCTTCACGGACGCAGACTGTGTGGTGGCGCCTGATTGGGTGCAGAGGCTCGTCGAAGGGCATTCCGCTGGCATGATGGTGGTAGGCGGGGCCGTAGTAAACGGCACTCCCGACAGCGCTATTGGCAGCGCTGAGTTCCTCTTGGAATTCAATGACTTCCAGGCAGATCGTGGCGGCTGCCGAAGGGTAGCGCTGTTGCCGACCTGCAATGTTGCTTACCGCAAGGATCTGTTTCGCCGCTTTGGGGGCTTCGATAGTGCGATCAAGGGGAGCGACTCGGCCTTCAGTCGGTATATGAACATGCAAGGGGTGGAGGTCTACCTGGCGCCCGGTATTCTCGTGGCGCATCGCAACCGCACTTCTTTGGACGGATACTTGCGCAACCAATTCCAGCTCGGGATCGGCAGCGCGCTCACCCGGCGCAAGTTAGCGCTGCGTGACTCGTTTGTGGTGCGCACTCCCCTTCTTGTCCCGCTCATTCCGCTGGCGCGCACGGTGGCTATCGGGTACCGCTTGCTGCGCTGGAGCCCGAAGAACTTTGTGCGCTTTGTGGTGCTCTATCCCCTCATCTTTCTCGGGCTGCTGCTTTTCACGGCGGGGTTTGTGCAAGGCTTGGCGGCCGGGCACGAAGGTGGACGTGGTGTGGACCAAGATTAG
- a CDS encoding NAD-dependent epimerase/dehydratase family protein, which produces MPNGTIDNMQGVRVLITGGLGFIGSNIAHRLVGLGAKVTIYDACLDPYGWNWANIDGIAERVTVVKGDVRDYPLLASHVREAEIVFHMAAQVGREISMENPALDVDINCHGTLNLARACAEAGRPVKVVYAGSRGQIGEPLYLPVDEAHPTNPTDVYGINKLAAEKYLLLFGKVYGFPAVSLRLNNVYGPRCQMHHGYYGILNWFIKRAMTDEPITVYGDGSQTRDYVYIDDVVEAFILAAQRSETNGEVFFVGSGVETVFLDMVREVLRAVGKGSYVHVPFPPSREKIDIRRFVVTYEKLQRLTGWAPRTSLAEGVARTVEFYRDRLALYLRRAA; this is translated from the coding sequence ATGCCAAACGGCACAATTGACAACATGCAGGGCGTGCGCGTCCTCATCACGGGGGGGCTCGGGTTCATTGGGAGCAATATCGCGCACCGCCTAGTGGGCCTCGGGGCGAAAGTGACCATCTACGACGCGTGTCTGGATCCCTATGGTTGGAATTGGGCGAACATTGACGGCATTGCCGAGCGCGTGACAGTGGTCAAAGGGGATGTCCGTGACTATCCTCTGCTTGCCTCGCACGTGCGGGAGGCGGAGATAGTCTTCCACATGGCGGCGCAAGTGGGCCGGGAGATCTCCATGGAGAACCCGGCGCTGGACGTGGACATCAACTGCCATGGCACCCTCAACTTGGCGCGCGCCTGTGCGGAGGCCGGGCGTCCGGTGAAGGTCGTCTATGCCGGAAGCCGGGGGCAGATCGGTGAGCCGCTCTATCTGCCGGTGGACGAGGCGCATCCCACCAACCCGACGGACGTCTACGGGATCAACAAACTGGCGGCGGAAAAATACCTGCTCCTTTTCGGCAAGGTCTATGGGTTTCCGGCGGTCTCCTTGCGCCTGAACAACGTCTACGGGCCGCGCTGCCAGATGCACCACGGATACTACGGCATTTTGAACTGGTTCATCAAGCGGGCGATGACCGACGAGCCGATCACGGTGTACGGCGACGGCAGCCAAACCCGCGACTATGTGTACATCGACGACGTCGTCGAGGCGTTCATTCTGGCCGCGCAGCGCTCCGAGACGAATGGCGAGGTCTTTTTCGTCGGTTCGGGGGTGGAGACGGTGTTTCTGGACATGGTGAGGGAGGTACTGCGCGCGGTGGGCAAGGGCAGCTATGTGCACGTGCCTTTTCCTCCTAGCCGGGAAAAGATTGACATCAGGCGCTTCGTGGTAACTTATGAAAAGTTGCAGCGGCTCACCGGATGGGCCCCGCGCACCAGTCTCGCCGAGGGTGTAGCCAGGACCGTGGAGTTTTACCGTGACCGGCTGGCTCTCTACTTGCGGAGGGCGGCATGA
- a CDS encoding glycosyltransferase, with protein sequence MRVLYIAGREQGYSRTRNVMKALQMNGVEVIPCFPPDRSFRHYPRLLWRLVRNRRPYDVLLVGFYGQLLMPWVRLFAKAPILYDMYITTYDTMVFDRQVAPPGSLRAWLFALSDRLSMRLADLVVLESEDHIRSCERRFKTPRRKFRRVFLATDDEVVRPRPVQREDGGFLVHFHGEYAPFHGVKYILQAAHLLRDQGVEFQLIGRGITYDEDRRLAEKLGLTNVRFIDCVPFEELAEYMSRADVCLGIFGDNERVSRVVTNKVIEAIAVGKPLISSRNAPIQELLVNGESVLLCERANPQSLAQAILRLKNDAELRERIAQGGRQVFLRHCTCALLGRQLKTIARELLDAKRHN encoded by the coding sequence ATGAGGGTCCTCTACATCGCTGGCAGAGAGCAGGGTTACTCCCGCACGCGCAATGTAATGAAGGCCCTGCAGATGAATGGCGTGGAGGTCATTCCCTGCTTTCCCCCTGACCGCTCCTTCCGACACTACCCACGCCTCTTGTGGCGCCTGGTGCGGAATCGACGTCCCTACGATGTGCTCTTGGTGGGTTTTTACGGCCAGTTGCTGATGCCGTGGGTGAGGCTCTTCGCCAAGGCACCGATTTTGTACGACATGTACATCACCACTTACGACACGATGGTGTTTGACCGCCAGGTAGCTCCACCGGGGAGCCTGCGTGCGTGGCTTTTTGCCCTAAGTGACCGGTTGTCGATGCGCCTCGCGGATCTGGTGGTGCTGGAGAGCGAAGACCACATTCGGAGTTGCGAGCGGCGGTTCAAAACGCCCCGCCGCAAGTTCCGCCGGGTGTTCTTGGCCACCGATGATGAGGTGGTCAGGCCACGTCCGGTGCAAAGAGAAGACGGTGGCTTCTTAGTGCACTTCCACGGTGAGTATGCGCCGTTCCATGGCGTGAAATACATTCTGCAGGCAGCCCATCTGCTGCGGGACCAAGGAGTGGAGTTCCAGCTCATCGGCCGGGGCATTACCTACGATGAGGACAGGCGGCTGGCCGAAAAGCTTGGCCTGACCAATGTGCGTTTCATCGACTGCGTGCCTTTCGAGGAGCTTGCCGAGTACATGTCGCGCGCGGATGTGTGCCTGGGCATCTTCGGCGACAATGAGCGGGTCTCCCGCGTGGTAACCAACAAGGTGATTGAGGCGATCGCCGTAGGCAAGCCGCTCATCTCCTCGCGTAATGCGCCAATCCAGGAGCTATTGGTGAACGGCGAAAGTGTGCTCCTCTGTGAACGTGCCAATCCGCAGTCGCTCGCCCAGGCGATTCTGCGCCTCAAGAACGATGCCGAGCTACGGGAGAGGATTGCCCAGGGAGGGCGGCAGGTGTTCCTGCGTCACTGCACCTGTGCGCTTCTGGGCAGACAACTGAAGACTATTGCCAGAGAACTGCTCGATGCCAAACGGCACAATTGA
- a CDS encoding glycosyltransferase family 2 protein — translation MKLIIQIPCYNEEATLPVTLQALPKSVPGVDELEVLVIDDGSTDRTVEVARAHGVNHIVRLTKNKGLAEGFMVGLDACLKLGADIIVNTDADNQYCAADIETLIRPILEGKAEMVIGDRQINGLAHVPFVKKKLQLLGSWVVRQVSGTSIPDATSGFRAMSRDAALRLNVVSNFTYTLETIIQAGKKNIALAHVPVRTNSTLRESRLFKSIWAYVRKSMGTIFRIYTMYEPLRMFLYIGSAVFGVGVLIGLRFLYFYLFAGKGSGHIQSLILAAILIIVGFQVFMIGLLADLIGANRRLIEEALYRIKKTELTVSGKK, via the coding sequence GTGAAGCTGATCATCCAAATACCCTGCTACAACGAGGAAGCCACCTTGCCCGTCACCTTGCAGGCCCTGCCCAAGAGCGTGCCGGGAGTGGATGAGTTAGAGGTGTTGGTCATTGATGACGGCAGCACCGACCGTACGGTGGAGGTGGCTCGCGCCCACGGGGTGAACCATATCGTGCGCCTGACCAAGAACAAGGGGTTGGCCGAGGGGTTCATGGTTGGCCTTGACGCCTGCCTGAAACTGGGTGCGGATATCATCGTCAACACCGATGCGGACAACCAGTACTGCGCGGCCGACATCGAAACCCTGATCCGCCCGATTTTGGAAGGCAAGGCTGAGATGGTCATTGGCGACCGCCAGATCAATGGCCTTGCCCATGTGCCTTTTGTCAAGAAGAAGCTCCAGCTCCTTGGTAGTTGGGTAGTGCGGCAGGTCTCGGGCACCAGCATACCGGATGCCACCAGCGGATTCCGGGCAATGAGCCGAGACGCTGCGCTGCGCCTCAACGTCGTGTCGAACTTCACCTACACGCTGGAGACTATCATCCAGGCGGGGAAGAAGAACATCGCCTTGGCGCATGTGCCGGTACGTACCAATAGCACGCTGCGCGAATCGCGTCTGTTCAAGAGCATCTGGGCCTATGTAAGAAAGTCCATGGGCACCATTTTCCGCATCTACACCATGTACGAACCGCTGCGCATGTTCCTGTACATCGGCTCTGCAGTGTTCGGCGTTGGCGTGCTCATCGGCCTGCGCTTCTTGTACTTCTATCTTTTTGCCGGCAAGGGGAGCGGGCATATCCAGTCCTTGATCCTGGCTGCCATTCTCATCATCGTCGGCTTTCAGGTCTTCATGATTGGGCTGCTGGCCGACTTGATTGGTGCCAACAGGCGACTGATTGAAGAGGCCCTCTATCGCATCAAGAAGACAGAGCTGACCGTTTCCGGGAAGAAGTGA
- a CDS encoding glycosyltransferase has protein sequence MSVAVDKTSPAVRAGALSRREAASPAISVIVALHNHGTLLPGLCAQLMAELKGLGQTYEIVLVDDGSADATFAQAQQLAHEHRELKVVRMRSTFGEGSAFDAGLKLARGQTIVFMAGRVLTDPRGVRGLLERVSEGADLVMAWRYPRRDAHINRIVSRLFNALVNRLSGLNLHDINSGMFAARREVLGELPLYGDMHNFLPVLAARYGYRVDEAKVAQLPGSFRKSIYPKEYLRRLLDIVTVLFLTNYAKKPLHFLGFLGGILTFVGAAIELYLFVYRVLAIGPIAGRPLLLLGALLLVIGLQMISIGLIGEMIIFTHARDVKEYNIAEIIE, from the coding sequence ATGAGTGTGGCAGTTGACAAGACGTCCCCTGCGGTGCGCGCGGGAGCGCTTTCCAGAAGAGAGGCCGCCTCCCCCGCCATATCCGTGATTGTGGCCCTACACAATCACGGCACCCTGCTCCCGGGGCTGTGCGCCCAATTGATGGCGGAGCTGAAGGGACTGGGGCAGACATACGAAATTGTGCTGGTAGACGACGGCAGCGCCGATGCGACCTTTGCCCAGGCGCAGCAACTTGCTCACGAGCACCGCGAGCTGAAGGTGGTCCGCATGCGCTCTACCTTCGGAGAAGGGTCGGCCTTCGACGCTGGCCTGAAGCTGGCCCGCGGGCAAACCATTGTCTTCATGGCTGGCCGCGTGCTCACCGATCCCCGCGGCGTACGCGGGCTCTTGGAACGAGTGTCCGAGGGCGCAGACCTGGTGATGGCCTGGCGTTACCCAAGGCGGGATGCGCACATTAACCGCATCGTCTCGCGGTTGTTCAACGCCCTGGTAAACCGCCTTTCCGGACTGAACCTGCACGACATCAACAGCGGCATGTTCGCCGCCCGGAGGGAGGTGCTTGGGGAGCTGCCTTTGTACGGGGACATGCACAACTTCTTGCCGGTGTTGGCCGCCCGCTACGGCTACCGCGTGGACGAGGCGAAAGTGGCCCAGCTTCCGGGGAGCTTTCGCAAGTCGATTTATCCAAAGGAATACTTGCGCAGGCTGCTGGACATTGTCACCGTGCTTTTTCTGACCAACTACGCCAAGAAGCCGCTGCACTTCTTGGGGTTTCTCGGTGGCATCCTCACCTTCGTAGGGGCGGCGATCGAGCTTTACCTCTTCGTCTACCGCGTACTGGCCATCGGACCAATAGCCGGCCGGCCACTCCTGCTCCTGGGTGCCCTCCTTTTGGTCATCGGCCTGCAGATGATTTCCATCGGACTTATCGGCGAGATGATTATTTTCACCCATGCTCGGGACGTCAAGGAGTACAACATTGCGGAGATCATCGAGTAG
- a CDS encoding glycosyltransferase family 2 protein, with amino-acid sequence MTSSEKHARQSSAARPQVSVVVPLFNEVDNVRPLVAALVDTLRNERLTYEIILVDDGSTDGTAEALREVQAQHEHVVVIRLRTNFGQSPALAAGFARARGEVVVTMDGDLQNDPRDIPRLLATLDQGYDVVSGWRKRRQDGFFIRRIPSMLANRLVCRVTGVALHDTGCALKAYRGEIIRRLHLYGEMHRFIPALSKMEGARIAELVVRHHPRRYGKSKYNLSRTFRVILDLLTLNLLMRHVRNPLRFFGTIGVLFGLAAVGTLVAAIVLASLVTDDPGVLNVLITLLFLLLVSAFQFLFFGLVAKLIVETGTRREDYFFDLEPMSADGGRA; translated from the coding sequence ATGACCAGTTCGGAGAAACACGCAAGGCAATCATCGGCGGCGAGACCCCAGGTCTCCGTCGTGGTACCGCTGTTCAACGAGGTGGACAATGTCCGGCCCTTAGTTGCAGCGCTGGTGGACACATTGCGCAACGAGAGGCTCACTTACGAAATCATTCTCGTGGACGACGGCAGCACGGACGGTACCGCCGAAGCTCTGCGGGAAGTCCAGGCACAGCATGAGCACGTGGTGGTCATTCGCTTGCGGACAAACTTCGGGCAGTCGCCTGCTCTTGCCGCCGGCTTTGCGCGCGCTCGGGGCGAAGTGGTCGTGACCATGGACGGGGATTTGCAAAACGATCCTCGCGACATCCCCCGCTTGTTGGCGACTCTGGACCAGGGCTACGATGTGGTGAGCGGGTGGCGGAAGCGGCGCCAGGACGGCTTCTTCATCAGGCGCATCCCGTCCATGCTTGCCAACCGCCTGGTGTGTCGAGTCACCGGCGTGGCGCTGCACGACACCGGCTGCGCGTTGAAGGCCTATCGAGGGGAGATAATTCGGCGCCTCCATCTGTACGGGGAAATGCACCGATTTATCCCAGCGCTGAGCAAAATGGAGGGCGCGCGTATCGCGGAGTTGGTGGTGCGCCATCATCCGCGGCGTTACGGCAAGTCCAAGTACAACCTGAGCCGCACCTTCCGTGTGATTTTGGACCTCCTCACCTTGAACCTGCTCATGCGCCACGTGCGCAACCCCCTGCGCTTTTTCGGCACCATCGGTGTGCTCTTCGGCTTAGCGGCAGTGGGAACGCTGGTGGCTGCGATAGTGTTGGCAAGTCTTGTGACCGACGATCCTGGGGTGCTCAACGTGCTCATCACCTTGCTCTTCCTGCTTCTGGTCTCGGCTTTCCAATTCCTGTTCTTTGGACTGGTGGCGAAGTTGATCGTGGAGACGGGCACCCGCCGGGAAGACTACTTCTTTGACTTGGAACCGATGTCTGCCGACGGAGGCAGAGCATGA
- a CDS encoding metal-dependent hydrolase, with product MPSPVAHSLVAYALHRGLPSPAPRGARLSVLAAMVIVASLPDADFLVGLVAGDANLYHHGVTHSIGFCALAACAAALIMDRCWALGFWKCTAVNGALLTSHLLLDALTADTRAPFGQPLFWPLWGGYLQAPVTVFLDVRRTGARAEFFASLWSAHNLKAVAWEILLVGPLVGLLDLWRRGCRRRT from the coding sequence ATGCCGAGTCCGGTTGCTCATTCTCTCGTGGCCTACGCGCTCCACCGCGGCCTGCCGTCTCCGGCGCCTCGTGGAGCGCGTTTGTCTGTGCTGGCGGCAATGGTGATCGTTGCCAGCCTGCCAGACGCCGATTTCCTTGTGGGCCTGGTTGCGGGTGATGCCAATCTCTACCATCACGGTGTCACCCACAGCATTGGGTTCTGCGCGTTGGCTGCCTGCGCGGCGGCACTGATTATGGACAGATGCTGGGCCCTGGGGTTCTGGAAGTGCACAGCAGTCAACGGCGCGCTTTTGACGTCACACTTGCTACTGGACGCTTTGACCGCCGACACGCGTGCCCCCTTTGGCCAGCCGCTCTTCTGGCCTCTGTGGGGAGGGTACCTCCAAGCGCCGGTCACAGTCTTTCTGGACGTGCGGCGCACCGGGGCGCGTGCAGAGTTCTTTGCGAGTCTGTGGAGCGCGCATAACCTCAAGGCTGTGGCATGGGAGATACTGCTCGTTGGTCCGTTGGTGGGTCTCCTGGACCTGTGGAGAAGGGGCTGCCGGAGGAGGACCTGA